The Serinus canaria isolate serCan28SL12 chromosome 23, serCan2020, whole genome shotgun sequence genome has a window encoding:
- the CAP1 gene encoding adenylyl cyclase-associated protein 1 isoform X1: MERLVERLEKAVERLENVCQGPGMCGDASAKGVAQYVQAFDALLAGPVAEYTKISREVGGDVQKHAEMVHAGLMSERALLVVASQHQQPAENAFSDLLKPISEQIQAVQNFREKNRGSKLFNHLSAVSESIPALGWVAMAPKPGPYVKEMTDAAMFYTNRILKEYKDVDKKQVDWVKAYLSIWTELQAYIKEYHTTGLTWSKTGPVATAGAKAPPAPPAGLAPPPPGPPPPPAPVSSSTDDSASRSALFAQINRGEGITSGLRHVSDDMKTHKNPALKNQGGPVRSGPKPFTAPKPACNANPSPKAPPLLELEGKKWRVENQENATNLVISDTELKQVAYVFKCTNSTLQIKGKINSITLDNCKKLGLVFDDVVGIVEIINSRDVKVQVMGKVPTISINKTDGCHVYLSKSSLDCEIVSAKSSEMNVLIPTEGGDFTEFPVPEQFKTVWNGQKLVTTVTEIAG; encoded by the exons ATGGAGAGGCTGGTGGAGCGCCTGGAGAAGGCTGTGGAGCGCCTGGAGAACGTGTGCCAAGGCCCTGGCATGTGTGGAGATGCCTCTGCCAAAG GAGTGGCTCAGTACGTGCAGGCTTTCGATGCCCTTCTGGCTGGGCCAGTGGCTGAGTACACCAAGATCAGCAGAGAAGTTGGTGGGGATGTGCAGAAGCAC GCTGAGATGGTCCACGCAGGCTTGATGAGTGAGAGGGCTCTTCTGGTGGTGGCATCTCAGcatcagcagccagcagag AACGCGTTCTCAGACCTCCTCAAGCCCATCTCGGAGCAGATCCAGGCTGTGCAGAACTTCAGGGAGAAGAACCGTGGCAGCAAACTCTTCAACCACTTGTCAGCAGTCAGTGagagcatcccagccctgggctgggtggcCATG GCTCCAAAGCCTGGTCCTTACGTGAAGGAGATGACTGATGCTGCCATGTTTTACACCAACAGGATCCTCAAGGAGTACAAGGATGT AGATAAAAAACAAGTGGACTGGGTGAAAGCTTACCTGAGCAtctggacagagctgcaggcCTACATCAAGGAGTACCACACCACAGGGCTGACCTGGAGCAAAACA GGTCCTGTAGCCACAGCAGGGGCCAAAGCACCACCTGCCCCCCCGGCTGGGCTTGCACCCCCACCTCCAGggcctccccctcctcctgcccccgTGAGCTCCAGCACAGACGACTCGGCCTCGCGCTCGGCGCTCTTCGCCCAGATCAACCGGGGAGAAGGGATCACCTCG GGCTTAAGGCACGTCTCAGATGACATGAAAACCCACAAGAATCCAGCCCTGAAGAACCAGGGGGGCCCCGTGAGAAGCGGCCCCAAACCTTTCACTGCTCCCAAACCTGCCTGCAATGCTAACCCCTCCCCAAAGGCACCTCCATTGCTAGAATTAGAAGGCAAAAAGTGGAGAGTG GAAAACCAGGAGAATGCCACTAACCTGGTCATCAGTGACACAGAACTGAAGCAGGTAGCATATGTTTTCAAGTGCACAAACAGTACACTCCAAATCAAAGGCAAGATCAACTCCATCACCCTCG aCAACTGCAAGAAGCTGGGTCTGGTGTTTGATGACGTGGTGGGCATTGTAGAGATCATCAACAGCAGGGATGTTAAAGTTCAG GTCATGGGTAAAGTGCCAACGATTTCCATCAACAAGACAGATGGGTGCCACGTGTACCTGAGCAAGAGCTCCCTCGACTGCGAGATCGTCAGTGCCAAGTCCTCGGAGATGAACGTGCTCATCCCCACCGAGGGGGGGGACTTT ACTGAATTCCCTGTCCCAGAACAGTTCAAGACAGTGTGGAACGGTCAGAAGTTGGTTACCACTGTGACAGAAATTGCTGGCTAA
- the CAP1 gene encoding adenylyl cyclase-associated protein 1 isoform X2 has translation MERLVERLEKAVERLENVCQGPGMCGDASAKGVAQYVQAFDALLAGPVAEYTKISREVGGDVQKHAEMVHAGLMSERALLVVASQHQQPAENAFSDLLKPISEQIQAVQNFREKNRGSKLFNHLSAVSESIPALGWVAMAPKPGPYVKEMTDAAMFYTNRILKEYKDVDKKQVDWVKAYLSIWTELQAYIKEYHTTGLTWSKTGPVATAGAKAPPAPPAGLAPPPPGPPPPPAPVSSSTDDSASRSALFAQINRGEGITSGLRHVSDDMKTHKNPALKNQGGPVRSGPKPFTAPKPACNANPSPKAPPLLELEGKKWRVENQENATNLVISDTELKQVAYVFKCTNSTLQIKGKINSITLDNCKKLGLVFDDVVGIVEIINSRDVKVQVMGKVPTISINKTDGCHVYLSKSSLDCEIVSAKSSEMNVLIPTEGGDFTEFPVPEQFKTVWNGQKLVTTVTEIAG, from the exons ATGGAGAGGCTGGTGGAGCGCCTGGAGAAGGCTGTGGAGCGCCTGGAGAACGTGTGCCAAGGCCCTGGCATGTGTGGAGATGCCTCTGCCAAAG GAGTGGCTCAGTACGTGCAGGCTTTCGATGCCCTTCTGGCTGGGCCAGTGGCTGAGTACACCAAGATCAGCAGAGAAGTTGGTGGGGATGTGCAGAAGCAC GCTGAGATGGTCCACGCAGGCTTGATGAGTGAGAGGGCTCTTCTGGTGGTGGCATCTCAGcatcagcagccagcagag AACGCGTTCTCAGACCTCCTCAAGCCCATCTCGGAGCAGATCCAGGCTGTGCAGAACTTCAGGGAGAAGAACCGTGGCAGCAAACTCTTCAACCACTTGTCAGCAGTCAGTGagagcatcccagccctgggctgggtggcCATG GCTCCAAAGCCTGGTCCTTACGTGAAGGAGATGACTGATGCTGCCATGTTTTACACCAACAGGATCCTCAAGGAGTACAAGGATGT AGATAAAAAACAAGTGGACTGGGTGAAAGCTTACCTGAGCAtctggacagagctgcaggcCTACATCAAGGAGTACCACACCACAGGGCTGACCTGGAGCAAAACA GGTCCTGTAGCCACAGCAGGGGCCAAAGCACCACCTGCCCCCCCGGCTGGGCTTGCACCCCCACCTCCAGggcctccccctcctcctgcccccgTGAGCTCCAGCACAGACGACTCGGCCTCGCGCTCGGCGCTCTTCGCCCAGATCAACCGGGGAGAAGGGATCACCT CAGGCTTAAGGCACGTCTCAGATGACATGAAAACCCACAAGAATCCAGCCCTGAAGAACCAGGGGGGCCCCGTGAGAAGCGGCCCCAAACCTTTCACTGCTCCCAAACCTGCCTGCAATGCTAACCCCTCCCCAAAGGCACCTCCATTGCTAGAATTAGAAGGCAAAAAGTGGAGAGTG GAAAACCAGGAGAATGCCACTAACCTGGTCATCAGTGACACAGAACTGAAGCAGGTAGCATATGTTTTCAAGTGCACAAACAGTACACTCCAAATCAAAGGCAAGATCAACTCCATCACCCTCG aCAACTGCAAGAAGCTGGGTCTGGTGTTTGATGACGTGGTGGGCATTGTAGAGATCATCAACAGCAGGGATGTTAAAGTTCAG GTCATGGGTAAAGTGCCAACGATTTCCATCAACAAGACAGATGGGTGCCACGTGTACCTGAGCAAGAGCTCCCTCGACTGCGAGATCGTCAGTGCCAAGTCCTCGGAGATGAACGTGCTCATCCCCACCGAGGGGGGGGACTTT ACTGAATTCCCTGTCCCAGAACAGTTCAAGACAGTGTGGAACGGTCAGAAGTTGGTTACCACTGTGACAGAAATTGCTGGCTAA